In Necator americanus strain Aroian chromosome IV, whole genome shotgun sequence, the following proteins share a genomic window:
- a CDS encoding hypothetical protein (NECATOR_CHRIV.G13710.T1), translated as MTEQGDKRRRGSSSSPSSLQSMLSSADEEEAPPADHERVDLWQQTLQAAVAASSGQDATKKRPQQRKPLRQANVVERSERSLLCLSLNNPIRKICIAVVEWRPFEYLILLMICANCIALAVYQPYPAQDSDSKNTILEQIEYLFIVVFTIECILKVVALGFICHPGAYLRNMWNFLDFIIVVIGLVSTILSRMNIQAFDVKALRAFRVLRPLRLVSGVPSLQVVLNAILRAMIPLLHIALLVLFVILIYAIIGLELFCGKLHSTCVDPATGQLAQKDPTPCGTVGSAFHCVPSDALSGMGVQWECSSNTSWPGPNNGITNFDNFGLAMLTVFQCVSLEGWTDVMYWVNDAVGREWPWIYFVTLVILGSFFVLNLVLGVLSGEFSKEREKARARGLFQKFREKQQLEEDLKGYLDWITQAEDIDPVNDEQEEEPQATATGEEVDDEGEERTEETRPSKWRSRMKRFEKTNRRCRRACRRLVKSQTFYWLVILLVLLNTLVLTSEHYGQSEWLDDFQTMANLFFVVLFSLEMLLKMYSLGFTTYTTSQFNRFDCFVVISSIIEFVLLYLRLMKPLGVSVLRSARLLRIFKVTKYWTSLRNLVSSLLNSLRSIISLLLLLFLFIVIFALLGMQLFGGRFNFNPQQPKPRANFDTFIQSLLTVFQILTGEDWNTVMYNGIESHGGVGTPGVISSAYYILLFICGNYILLNVFLAIAVDNLADADSLTNAEKEEEQQELDGEEEYEEEGEGYGEADDRMDMEEQETGEDLVTARPRRMSELPQTTPHKPIPKASSLFILSHTNPFRVFCNKIVNHSYFTNSVLVCILVSSAMLAAEDPLEANSSRNTVLNYFDYFFTTVFTIEITLKVVVFGLVFHKGSFCRNAFNLLDILVVAVSLVSFVLKSDAISVVKILRVLRVLRPLRAINRAKGLKHVVQCVIVAVKTIGNIMLVTFMLQFMFAIIGVQLFKGTFFSCNDLSKMTEAECRGEYIHYEDGDPTKPVSKKRVWSNNDFNFDNVGDAMVSLFVVSTFEGWPDLLYVAINSNEEDKGPVHNSRQAVALFFIAFIIVIAFFMMNIFVGFVIVTFQNEGEREYENCELDKNQRKCIEFALKAKPHRRYIPRNRFQYRVWWFVTSRAFEYVIFLIIVLNTVSLACKHYPSGHRFEYVLDILNLVFTGVFAFEAFFKIIALNPKNYFGDRWNAFDFVIVLGSFLDITYGKLSPGGSNLISINFFRLFRVMRLVKLLSRGEGIRTLLWTFMKSFQALPYVALLIVLLFFIYAVIGMQVFGKVALDDATQIHRNNNFHSFFAAVLVLFRSATGEAWQEVMLSCSDREDVRCDPLSDDYKRDKEARCGVNFAYPYFISFFMLCSFLVINLFVAVIMDNFDYLTRDWSILGPHHLEEFVRLWSEYDPDAKGRIKHLDVVTLLRKISPPLGFGKLCPHRLACKRLVSMNMPLNSDGTVCFNATLFALVRTNLKIYTEGNIDEANEQLRSAIKRIWKRTPAKMLDEVVPPAGKEDDVTVGKFYATFLIQDYFRRFKKRKELEAKGIMPTHTPQAMALQAGLRTLHEIGPELKRAISGNLETDFNFEDPEPQHRRTHSLFNNIVNRIAGARSPSDHGDRESRHFSPSNSLSAIEASPMLTSAPRPVPAPMQPANGGARRLPSLPNYVNHVRDETLSARINEQPIGLDGNSRLLMANRSNPADPEDEEQWIGRRTRHGDRRALPPLREPLIMARSQALALAGMPSEAYEGTYRPVPEGKSLNLPFNRDDETRPADRLVGQALGLGRYMDRRVVGAARREIGEAFALDDREMDMAADSLAPQFMQHVGMNEMRDYNEYSRSGLLRPAAQPSQESAGSQEDLLLVTTL; from the exons GCGGCGGTAGCAGCTTCCTCCGGACAAGATGCCACCAAGAAACGACCACAACAACGAAAACCACTTCGTCAAGCGAATGTTGTTGAAAG ATCCGAACGCTCCTTGTTGTGTCTTTCGCTGAACAATCCAATCAGGAAGATATGTATCGCTGTAGTGGAATGGAG GCCATTCGAATATCTTATATTATTAATGATATGTGCCAATTGTATAGCATTAGCCGTTTACCAGCCGTACCCTGCTCAGGATTCGGATTCAAAGAATACTATTTTA gAACAAATCGAATACTTGTTTATTGTTGTGTTTACGATCGAATGTATTTTGAAAGTGGTAGCGCTAGGCTTCATTTGTCATCCTGGTGCCTATCTTCGGAACATGTggaattttctcgattttATTATCGTCGTAATTGG CTTGGTGAGTACGATTCTATCGCGTATGAATATCCAGGCGTTCGATGTGAAAGCGTTACGAGCATTTCGAGTGCTTCGACCATTGCGACTGGTATCTGGCGTACCAA gtTTACAAGTCGTTCTGAACGCCATCCTTCGAGCGATGATACCTCTGCTGCACATTGCGTTGCTAGTACTATTTGTAATTTTGATCTACGCCATCATTGGACTGGAATTGTTCTGCGGAAAATTGCATTCCACATG TGTGGATCCTGCCACCGGACAACTAGCACAAAAAGATCCTACACCATGCGGTACGGTCGGATCAGCGTTCCATTGTGTCCCGTCGGATGCTTTGTCCGGGATGGGAGTACAATGGGAATGCTCGTCAAATACCTCCTGGCCTG gcCCAAATAATGGAATCACGAATTTCGATAATTTTGGCCTAGCTATGCTTACCGTGTTCCAATGCGTTTCACTAGAAGGATGGACAGACGTCATGTACTGG GTTAACGATGCTGTTGGACGTGAATGGCCGTGGATCTACTTCGTAACTCTCGTCATACTTGGTTCATTTTTCGTGTTGAACCTCGTATTGGGTGTGTTATCCGGAGAATTTTCCAAAGAGCGAGAGAAAGCTCGAGCAAGAGGcctcttccagaaatttcgagaaaaacagCAACTTGAGGAAGATTTGAAAG gATACTTGGATTGGATCACACAAGCCGAAGACATCGATCCGGTGAATGATGAACAAGAAGAGGAACCTCAAGCTACAG CAACAGGTGAAGAAGTCGATGACGAAGGAGAGGAACGAACAGAAGAAACGCGACCATCAAAATGGCGGAGCAGAATGAAACG ATTCGAGAAAACGAATCGTAGATGTCGTCGTGCTTGTCGTCGTCTTGTAAAAAGTCAAACTTTTTACTGGCTTGTCATTCTTCTTGTGTTGCTCAACACACTTGTGCTCACCTCCGAACATTATGGGCAAAGCGAATGGTTGGACGATTTCCAAA CCATGGCGAACCTCTTCTTCGTGGTCCTCTTCTCGCTAGAAATGCTTCTAAAAATGTATTCGCTTGGTTTCACCACCTACACCACGTCACAGTTCAACAGATTCGACTGTTTCGTTGTCATCAG ttcaatcATCGAATTCGTCTTGTTATATTTACGTCTTATGAAACCTCTTGGTGTGTCTGTGCTTCGATCCGCAAGACttttaagaattttcaaaGTCACGAA GTACTGGACCTCACTCCGAAACCTCGTTTCCTCATTGTTGAACTCGCTTAGGTCAATTATTTCACTCTTGCTTctacttttccttttcatcgTCATCTTTGCCTTATTAGGAATGCAA tTATTTGGCGGAAGATTCAACTTTAATCCTCAACAACCGAAGCCACGAGCAAATTTCGACACGTTCATTCAATCCCTGCTCACAGTATTCCag atTTTGACCGGTGAAGATTGGAATACGGTAATGTACAACGGTATTGAATCACACGGTGGTGTGGGCACTCCAGGCGTGATTTCTTCCGCATATTATAttcttctgtttatttgtG GTAACTACATTCTGCTCAACGTCTTCTTGGCTATTGCTGTCGATAACTTGGCCGATGCTGATAGTTTAACAAATgcggaaaaagaggaagaacaaCAAG AGTTGGACGGTGAGGAAGAATACGAGGAGGAAGGTGAAGGTTATGGTGAAGCCGATGACAG GATGGACATGGAGGAACAAGAAACCGGCGAAGATTTGGTGACGGCTCGTCCTCGCCGCATGAGCGAACTGCCGCAGACAACACCGCATAAGCCGATACCGAAGGCATCGTCGCTGTTCATCCTCAGCCACACGAATCCTTTCCG GGTATTCTGTAATAAGATCGTGAACCATTCGTACTTCACCAACAGTGTCCTCGTGTGTATCCTTGTTTCTTCCGCTATGTTAGCCGCAGAAGATCCACTAGAGGCGAACTCAAGCAGAAATACT GTCCTCAACTATTTCGACTACTTCTTTACTACCGTATTCACGATAGAAATCACGTTGAAg gTGGTGGTATTTGGACTAGTGTTTCATAAGGGATCGTTCTGTCGTAACGCCTTCAATCTTCTGGATATTCTTGTCGTTGCTGTCTCTCTTGTGTCGTTTGTATTGAAATCGGATGCCATCTCCGTCGTCAAAATTCTTCG TGTGCTTCGTGTGCTTCGTCCTCTTCGCGCCATCAATCGAGCCAAAGGTCTCAAGCACGTCGTGCAATGTGTGATTGTCGCCGTGAAAACCATCGGAAATATTATGCTTGTCACCTTTATGCTACAG tttatgtTCGCAATTATTGGCGTGCAACTTTTCAAAGGAACATTCTTTTCATGTAATGATCTTTCGAAAATGACGGAAGCTGAATGCAG AGGCGAATATATCCACTATGAGGACGGTGATCCTACGAAGCCTGTATCGAAGAAGCGCGTTTGGTCAAATAACGATTTCAATTTCGACAATGTTGGTGACGCAATGGTTTCCCTGTTCGTCGTCTCCACATTTGAAGGATGGCCTGA CTTGCTGTATGTGGCAATCAATTCCAACGAAGAAGATAAAGGTCCGGTGCATAACAGTCGTCAAGCTGTCGCTCTGTTCTTCATAGCTTTCATTATTGTCATAG cgTTTTTCATGATGAATATCTTCGTCGGTTTCGTTATCGTCACGTTTCAGAATGAAGGAGAACGAGAGTACGAGAACTGTGAATTGGACAAGAACCAG agaaaatgCATCGAATTTGCACTCAAAGCGAAACCACATCGTCGTTATATACCTAGGAATCGTTTTCAATATCGTGTATG GTGGTTTGTGACGTCACGTGCTTTCGAATATGTGATATTCCTGATTATCGTGCTGAACACGGTCTCGTTGGCGTGTAAACACTATCCGTCCGGTCATCGATTCGAATACGTACTGGACATATTGAATTTGGTGTTCACCGGAGTGTTCGCCTTCGAAGCTTTTTTTAAGATCATAG CACTAAATCCAAAGAATTATTTCGGCGATCGATGGAATGCGTTCGATTTTGTCATTGTCTTAGGTTCATTCCTCGACATCACCTACGGAAAGCTGAGCCCTGGCG GCTCAAATCTTATCTCGATCAATTTCTTCCGCCTTTTCCGTGTTATGCGGCTGGTCAAACTGTTATCACGTGGAGAAGGTATCCGAACGCTTCTGTGGACGTTTATGAAATCGTTCCAG GCACTGCCGTATGTCGCATTGTTGATTGTGCTGCTCTTCTTTATCTATGCGGTTATTGGGATGCAG GTATTCGGCAAGGTAGCATTGGACGACGCCACACAAATACATCGTAACAACAATTTCCATTCATTCTTTGCTGCTGTGCTTGTCCTTTTTAG ATCTGCTACCGGTGAAGCTTGGCAAGAAGTGATGTTGTCGTGTTCGGATCGAGAAGATGTCCGCTGTGATCCGTTGTCGGATGACTATAAACGAGATAAGGAAGCTCGTTGTGGAGTCAATTTTGCGTATCCATACTTCATCTCCTTCTTCATGCTGTGTTCTTTCCTG GTCATCAACTTATTCGTGGCTGTTATTATGGATAACTTTGATTACTTAACCAGAGATTGGTCAATATTGGGTCCACATCATTTGGAAGAATTCGTACGTCTCTGGTCCGAATACGATCCTGATGCGAAAG GACGAATTAAACATCTCGATGTTGTAACACTACTTCGAAAGATCTCACCACCTCTTGGTTTTGGAAAATTGTGTCCGCATAGGTTGGCGTGTAAG cgTCTCGTCTCAATGAACATGCCGCTCAACTCAGATGGTACTGTTTGCTTCAACGCAACTCTATTCGCACTTGTTCGAACTAACCTGAAGATCTACACTG AGGGAAACATTGACGAGGCAAACGAACAACTTCGATCCGCAATCAAACGAATATGGAAGCGAACACCGGCGAAGATGCTCGACGAAGTGGTTCCACCGGCAGGAA aAGAGGACGATGTGACAGTTGGGAAGTTCTACGCGACCTTCTTAATCCAGGATTACTTCCgtcgtttcaaaaaaagaaaagaactcgaAGCTAAAGGTATTATGCCAACGCATACGCCTCAAGCAATGGCATTGCAG GCTGGACTTCGAACTCTGCACGAAATTGGACCAGAACTTAAGCGAGCCATATCCGGAAACCTTGAGACAGATTTCAATTTCGAAGATCCAGAACCGCAGCACAGA cGAACACATTCCTTGTTCAACAATATTGTGAATCGTATCGCTGGTGCTCGTTCGCCTTCCGATCACGGAGACCGAG AGTCACGCCACTTCTCGCCTAGCAATTCGCTAAGTGCCATTGAAGCGAGTCCGATGCTCACGTCTGCACCACGTCCAGTACCTGCTCCGATGCAACCGGCTAACGGTGGTGCTAGGAG GTTACCTTCCTTACCTAATTACGTCAATCATGTCCGGGATGAGACTTTAAGTGCAAGAATTAATGAACAACCGATTGGACTGGACGGAAACAGTCGTCTGCTCATGGCTAATAGGAG CAATCCGGCGGATCCTGAAGACGAGGAACAATGGATCGGACGGCGTACACGGCATGGAGACCGTCGCGCCCTTCCACCACTCCGCGAGCCTCTAATTATGGCTCGAAGCCAGGCGCTAGCTCTTGCTG GAATGCCATCAGAGGCTTATGAGGGAACGTACCGGCCAGTTCCTGAAGGGAAGTCACTGAATCTGCCTTTCAACCGAGATGATGAAACTCGACCGGCGGATAGGTTGGTTGGACAAGCGCTAGGTCTTGGAAG gtacATGGACCGCCGCGTAGTCGGCGCTGCACGACGCGAGATCGGAGAAGCATTTGCACTCGATGATCGTGAGATGGATATGGCTGCTGATTCACTCGCACCTCAGTTTATGCAACATGTAGGTATGAATGAAATGCGTGATTACAACGAGTATTCGCGTTCGGGTTTACTCCGGCCGGCTGCACAACCATCGCAGGAAAGCGCAGGATCACAGGAGGACTTACTTCTTGTCACCACCCTCTAG
- a CDS encoding hypothetical protein (NECATOR_CHRIV.G13710.T2) produces MTTLQSMLSSADEEEAPPADHERVDLWQQTLQAAVAASSGQDATKKRPQQRKPLRQANVVERSERSLLCLSLNNPIRKICIAVVEWRPFEYLILLMICANCIALAVYQPYPAQDSDSKNTILEQIEYLFIVVFTIECILKVVALGFICHPGAYLRNMWNFLDFIIVVIGLVSTILSRMNIQAFDVKALRAFRVLRPLRLVSGVPSLQVVLNAILRAMIPLLHIALLVLFVILIYAIIGLELFCGKLHSTCVDPATGQLAQKDPTPCGTVGSAFHCVPSDALSGMGVQWECSSNTSWPGPNNGITNFDNFGLAMLTVFQCVSLEGWTDVMYWVNDAVGREWPWIYFVTLVILGSFFVLNLVLGVLSGEFSKEREKARARGLFQKFREKQQLEEDLKGYLDWITQAEDIDPVNDEQEEEPQATATGEEVDDEGEERTEETRPSKWRSRMKRFEKTNRRCRRACRRLVKSQTFYWLVILLVLLNTLVLTSEHYGQSEWLDDFQTMANLFFVVLFSLEMLLKMYSLGFTTYTTSQFNRFDCFVVISSIIEFVLLYLRLMKPLGVSVLRSARLLRIFKVTKYWTSLRNLVSSLLNSLRSIISLLLLLFLFIVIFALLGMQLFGGRFNFNPQQPKPRANFDTFIQSLLTVFQILTGEDWNTVMYNGIESHGGVGTPGVISSAYYILLFICGNYILLNVFLAIAVDNLADADSLTNAEKEEEQQELDGEEEYEEEGEGYGEADDRMDMEEQETGEDLVTARPRRMSELPQTTPHKPIPKASSLFILSHTNPFRVFCNKIVNHSYFTNSVLVCILVSSAMLAAEDPLEANSSRNTVLNYFDYFFTTVFTIEITLKVVVFGLVFHKGSFCRNAFNLLDILVVAVSLVSFVLKSDAISVVKILRVLRVLRPLRAINRAKGLKHVVQCVIVAVKTIGNIMLVTFMLQFMFAIIGVQLFKGTFFSCNDLSKMTEAECRGEYIHYEDGDPTKPVSKKRVWSNNDFNFDNVGDAMVSLFVVSTFEGWPDLLYVAINSNEEDKGPVHNSRQAVALFFIAFIIVIAFFMMNIFVGFVIVTFQNEGEREYENCELDKNQRKCIEFALKAKPHRRYIPRNRFQYRVWWFVTSRAFEYVIFLIIVLNTVSLACKHYPSGHRFEYVLDILNLVFTGVFAFEAFFKIIALNPKNYFGDRWNAFDFVIVLGSFLDITYGKLSPGGSNLISINFFRLFRVMRLVKLLSRGEGIRTLLWTFMKSFQALPYVALLIVLLFFIYAVIGMQVFGKVALDDATQIHRNNNFHSFFAAVLVLFRSATGEAWQEVMLSCSDREDVRCDPLSDDYKRDKEARCGVNFAYPYFISFFMLCSFLVINLFVAVIMDNFDYLTRDWSILGPHHLEEFVRLWSEYDPDAKGRIKHLDVVTLLRKISPPLGFGKLCPHRLACKRLVSMNMPLNSDGTVCFNATLFALVRTNLKIYTEGNIDEANEQLRSAIKRIWKRTPAKMLDEVVPPAGKEDDVTVGKFYATFLIQDYFRRFKKRKELEAKGIMPTHTPQAMALQAGLRTLHEIGPELKRAISGNLETDFNFEDPEPQHRRTHSLFNNIVNRIAGARSPSDHGDRESRHFSPSNSLSAIEASPMLTSAPRPVPAPMQPANGGARRLPSLPNYVNHVRDETLSARINEQPIGLDGNSRLLMANRSNPADPEDEEQWIGRRTRHGDRRALPPLREPLIMARSQALALAGMPSEAYEGTYRPVPEGKSLNLPFNRDDETRPADRLVGQALGLGRYMDRRVVGAARREIGEAFALDDREMDMAADSLAPQFMQHVGMNEMRDYNEYSRSGLLRPAAQPSQESAGSQEDLLLVTTL; encoded by the exons GCGGCGGTAGCAGCTTCCTCCGGACAAGATGCCACCAAGAAACGACCACAACAACGAAAACCACTTCGTCAAGCGAATGTTGTTGAAAG ATCCGAACGCTCCTTGTTGTGTCTTTCGCTGAACAATCCAATCAGGAAGATATGTATCGCTGTAGTGGAATGGAG GCCATTCGAATATCTTATATTATTAATGATATGTGCCAATTGTATAGCATTAGCCGTTTACCAGCCGTACCCTGCTCAGGATTCGGATTCAAAGAATACTATTTTA gAACAAATCGAATACTTGTTTATTGTTGTGTTTACGATCGAATGTATTTTGAAAGTGGTAGCGCTAGGCTTCATTTGTCATCCTGGTGCCTATCTTCGGAACATGTggaattttctcgattttATTATCGTCGTAATTGG CTTGGTGAGTACGATTCTATCGCGTATGAATATCCAGGCGTTCGATGTGAAAGCGTTACGAGCATTTCGAGTGCTTCGACCATTGCGACTGGTATCTGGCGTACCAA gtTTACAAGTCGTTCTGAACGCCATCCTTCGAGCGATGATACCTCTGCTGCACATTGCGTTGCTAGTACTATTTGTAATTTTGATCTACGCCATCATTGGACTGGAATTGTTCTGCGGAAAATTGCATTCCACATG TGTGGATCCTGCCACCGGACAACTAGCACAAAAAGATCCTACACCATGCGGTACGGTCGGATCAGCGTTCCATTGTGTCCCGTCGGATGCTTTGTCCGGGATGGGAGTACAATGGGAATGCTCGTCAAATACCTCCTGGCCTG gcCCAAATAATGGAATCACGAATTTCGATAATTTTGGCCTAGCTATGCTTACCGTGTTCCAATGCGTTTCACTAGAAGGATGGACAGACGTCATGTACTGG GTTAACGATGCTGTTGGACGTGAATGGCCGTGGATCTACTTCGTAACTCTCGTCATACTTGGTTCATTTTTCGTGTTGAACCTCGTATTGGGTGTGTTATCCGGAGAATTTTCCAAAGAGCGAGAGAAAGCTCGAGCAAGAGGcctcttccagaaatttcgagaaaaacagCAACTTGAGGAAGATTTGAAAG gATACTTGGATTGGATCACACAAGCCGAAGACATCGATCCGGTGAATGATGAACAAGAAGAGGAACCTCAAGCTACAG CAACAGGTGAAGAAGTCGATGACGAAGGAGAGGAACGAACAGAAGAAACGCGACCATCAAAATGGCGGAGCAGAATGAAACG ATTCGAGAAAACGAATCGTAGATGTCGTCGTGCTTGTCGTCGTCTTGTAAAAAGTCAAACTTTTTACTGGCTTGTCATTCTTCTTGTGTTGCTCAACACACTTGTGCTCACCTCCGAACATTATGGGCAAAGCGAATGGTTGGACGATTTCCAAA CCATGGCGAACCTCTTCTTCGTGGTCCTCTTCTCGCTAGAAATGCTTCTAAAAATGTATTCGCTTGGTTTCACCACCTACACCACGTCACAGTTCAACAGATTCGACTGTTTCGTTGTCATCAG ttcaatcATCGAATTCGTCTTGTTATATTTACGTCTTATGAAACCTCTTGGTGTGTCTGTGCTTCGATCCGCAAGACttttaagaattttcaaaGTCACGAA GTACTGGACCTCACTCCGAAACCTCGTTTCCTCATTGTTGAACTCGCTTAGGTCAATTATTTCACTCTTGCTTctacttttccttttcatcgTCATCTTTGCCTTATTAGGAATGCAA tTATTTGGCGGAAGATTCAACTTTAATCCTCAACAACCGAAGCCACGAGCAAATTTCGACACGTTCATTCAATCCCTGCTCACAGTATTCCag atTTTGACCGGTGAAGATTGGAATACGGTAATGTACAACGGTATTGAATCACACGGTGGTGTGGGCACTCCAGGCGTGATTTCTTCCGCATATTATAttcttctgtttatttgtG GTAACTACATTCTGCTCAACGTCTTCTTGGCTATTGCTGTCGATAACTTGGCCGATGCTGATAGTTTAACAAATgcggaaaaagaggaagaacaaCAAG AGTTGGACGGTGAGGAAGAATACGAGGAGGAAGGTGAAGGTTATGGTGAAGCCGATGACAG GATGGACATGGAGGAACAAGAAACCGGCGAAGATTTGGTGACGGCTCGTCCTCGCCGCATGAGCGAACTGCCGCAGACAACACCGCATAAGCCGATACCGAAGGCATCGTCGCTGTTCATCCTCAGCCACACGAATCCTTTCCG GGTATTCTGTAATAAGATCGTGAACCATTCGTACTTCACCAACAGTGTCCTCGTGTGTATCCTTGTTTCTTCCGCTATGTTAGCCGCAGAAGATCCACTAGAGGCGAACTCAAGCAGAAATACT GTCCTCAACTATTTCGACTACTTCTTTACTACCGTATTCACGATAGAAATCACGTTGAAg gTGGTGGTATTTGGACTAGTGTTTCATAAGGGATCGTTCTGTCGTAACGCCTTCAATCTTCTGGATATTCTTGTCGTTGCTGTCTCTCTTGTGTCGTTTGTATTGAAATCGGATGCCATCTCCGTCGTCAAAATTCTTCG TGTGCTTCGTGTGCTTCGTCCTCTTCGCGCCATCAATCGAGCCAAAGGTCTCAAGCACGTCGTGCAATGTGTGATTGTCGCCGTGAAAACCATCGGAAATATTATGCTTGTCACCTTTATGCTACAG tttatgtTCGCAATTATTGGCGTGCAACTTTTCAAAGGAACATTCTTTTCATGTAATGATCTTTCGAAAATGACGGAAGCTGAATGCAG AGGCGAATATATCCACTATGAGGACGGTGATCCTACGAAGCCTGTATCGAAGAAGCGCGTTTGGTCAAATAACGATTTCAATTTCGACAATGTTGGTGACGCAATGGTTTCCCTGTTCGTCGTCTCCACATTTGAAGGATGGCCTGA CTTGCTGTATGTGGCAATCAATTCCAACGAAGAAGATAAAGGTCCGGTGCATAACAGTCGTCAAGCTGTCGCTCTGTTCTTCATAGCTTTCATTATTGTCATAG cgTTTTTCATGATGAATATCTTCGTCGGTTTCGTTATCGTCACGTTTCAGAATGAAGGAGAACGAGAGTACGAGAACTGTGAATTGGACAAGAACCAG agaaaatgCATCGAATTTGCACTCAAAGCGAAACCACATCGTCGTTATATACCTAGGAATCGTTTTCAATATCGTGTATG GTGGTTTGTGACGTCACGTGCTTTCGAATATGTGATATTCCTGATTATCGTGCTGAACACGGTCTCGTTGGCGTGTAAACACTATCCGTCCGGTCATCGATTCGAATACGTACTGGACATATTGAATTTGGTGTTCACCGGAGTGTTCGCCTTCGAAGCTTTTTTTAAGATCATAG CACTAAATCCAAAGAATTATTTCGGCGATCGATGGAATGCGTTCGATTTTGTCATTGTCTTAGGTTCATTCCTCGACATCACCTACGGAAAGCTGAGCCCTGGCG GCTCAAATCTTATCTCGATCAATTTCTTCCGCCTTTTCCGTGTTATGCGGCTGGTCAAACTGTTATCACGTGGAGAAGGTATCCGAACGCTTCTGTGGACGTTTATGAAATCGTTCCAG GCACTGCCGTATGTCGCATTGTTGATTGTGCTGCTCTTCTTTATCTATGCGGTTATTGGGATGCAG GTATTCGGCAAGGTAGCATTGGACGACGCCACACAAATACATCGTAACAACAATTTCCATTCATTCTTTGCTGCTGTGCTTGTCCTTTTTAG ATCTGCTACCGGTGAAGCTTGGCAAGAAGTGATGTTGTCGTGTTCGGATCGAGAAGATGTCCGCTGTGATCCGTTGTCGGATGACTATAAACGAGATAAGGAAGCTCGTTGTGGAGTCAATTTTGCGTATCCATACTTCATCTCCTTCTTCATGCTGTGTTCTTTCCTG GTCATCAACTTATTCGTGGCTGTTATTATGGATAACTTTGATTACTTAACCAGAGATTGGTCAATATTGGGTCCACATCATTTGGAAGAATTCGTACGTCTCTGGTCCGAATACGATCCTGATGCGAAAG GACGAATTAAACATCTCGATGTTGTAACACTACTTCGAAAGATCTCACCACCTCTTGGTTTTGGAAAATTGTGTCCGCATAGGTTGGCGTGTAAG cgTCTCGTCTCAATGAACATGCCGCTCAACTCAGATGGTACTGTTTGCTTCAACGCAACTCTATTCGCACTTGTTCGAACTAACCTGAAGATCTACACTG AGGGAAACATTGACGAGGCAAACGAACAACTTCGATCCGCAATCAAACGAATATGGAAGCGAACACCGGCGAAGATGCTCGACGAAGTGGTTCCACCGGCAGGAA aAGAGGACGATGTGACAGTTGGGAAGTTCTACGCGACCTTCTTAATCCAGGATTACTTCCgtcgtttcaaaaaaagaaaagaactcgaAGCTAAAGGTATTATGCCAACGCATACGCCTCAAGCAATGGCATTGCAG GCTGGACTTCGAACTCTGCACGAAATTGGACCAGAACTTAAGCGAGCCATATCCGGAAACCTTGAGACAGATTTCAATTTCGAAGATCCAGAACCGCAGCACAGA cGAACACATTCCTTGTTCAACAATATTGTGAATCGTATCGCTGGTGCTCGTTCGCCTTCCGATCACGGAGACCGAG AGTCACGCCACTTCTCGCCTAGCAATTCGCTAAGTGCCATTGAAGCGAGTCCGATGCTCACGTCTGCACCACGTCCAGTACCTGCTCCGATGCAACCGGCTAACGGTGGTGCTAGGAG GTTACCTTCCTTACCTAATTACGTCAATCATGTCCGGGATGAGACTTTAAGTGCAAGAATTAATGAACAACCGATTGGACTGGACGGAAACAGTCGTCTGCTCATGGCTAATAGGAG CAATCCGGCGGATCCTGAAGACGAGGAACAATGGATCGGACGGCGTACACGGCATGGAGACCGTCGCGCCCTTCCACCACTCCGCGAGCCTCTAATTATGGCTCGAAGCCAGGCGCTAGCTCTTGCTG GAATGCCATCAGAGGCTTATGAGGGAACGTACCGGCCAGTTCCTGAAGGGAAGTCACTGAATCTGCCTTTCAACCGAGATGATGAAACTCGACCGGCGGATAGGTTGGTTGGACAAGCGCTAGGTCTTGGAAG gtacATGGACCGCCGCGTAGTCGGCGCTGCACGACGCGAGATCGGAGAAGCATTTGCACTCGATGATCGTGAGATGGATATGGCTGCTGATTCACTCGCACCTCAGTTTATGCAACATGTAGGTATGAATGAAATGCGTGATTACAACGAGTATTCGCGTTCGGGTTTACTCCGGCCGGCTGCACAACCATCGCAGGAAAGCGCAGGATCACAGGAGGACTTACTTCTTGTCACCACCCTCTAG